A genome region from Pirellulales bacterium includes the following:
- a CDS encoding DUF1080 domain-containing protein, which translates to MQTDKQAHPSALRLAAYAFKRLAADEQAQVAQHLTACEACRKYLADTPRDALAAALKNRAAASFDQQSTPALSRSSTVLPEPAQPAQPVAQPQRPKQPVARPLAAAASAGPSPASAAPSVAPSPDSSSAAVPRELLEQSKYRVVRLLGRGGMGAVYEADHELMQRKVAIKIISPSLIEHPQALDRFKREVIAAAKLDHPNVARAYDADQFGKLWALIMEYVPGRSLDKLLSQVGRLPVDTACRCIRQAAIGLQHAHDRGMVHRDLKPHNLMLTPDGKLKILDFGLAKLVESRKAGDGLTGERATMGSCHYMAPEQARDAAKADIRADIYSLGCTLYYLIAGCPPFDLDTEFNVLLAHQQERARPLAELRDDVPAELSALVDRMLSKDPAERPQTPREVAEGLAPFGRGEIVAGPKTPAASPASPGETPDMLAELAQMALAPQPAKQPAPSPRVRGARRSPPRWLWPALAVAGLFAAISIGAVVIKLRTADGTIVIENLPVDVEVQVDDQKVRLTREQEQIEIEAVTQGEHRMKFVRNGVVILTSSATIELSGQQVRIKFDELANAATAEPSAAGQRVVNLLERVDLERDVVDGEWKRKGSEIVSEPGGPSLRLPYRPPSEYDYTVDFTVHANAKGSVEGVGLVQRFVFGDRTFDWNLGDENNTLCKFWFLDWRRNPPSRKQQQTLVPEKRHTSVVSVREGVVYASLDGEEICRFAGKPEDVTFDSWAHCGPDRLGLASRCAVTVHRIEVKEISGNGRMIERLDMAAQAGKLQEAVKKLGKGASRGVTQYKPVLWSVAWSHVAQNCNPDHWPVLLGGRPCKNYLFAHAPSMIQYDIPRGAIGFRAFGTGTQTGDAQCKWRFVAHVDDREAFFSDPADNVSEPKRIAIEFPTGAKRLELAVDSLGNAFRDHAVWAEPEFIFPDETTAVTATPRIPEIQIPRDARRIDLLDQVRAERDRISGDWSQLDGVLRAAGGIGDIRVIECPYRPSREFDVRMVFVPTQDIEIAGFIDFEPERGFAATVGGYGNTVGGFDLVDNRETINNPSTARCSHRWLVIGRPYELLLRVRDQEFALFLDGVAISTVDPKRLSQHEAFKRLQRSPSLAVVSKMPIDVHSLEVFEVTGQGTILHQDEPAAATTAPAPVAPIPNDGSRDAHVFNGQWTVDGADLVQAETSRQVASLYFGEPDWENYDFEFDVQVTEGDRGFIYASFNGQSAEQHRVLRLGTCGYDYQDVDLRMPARDEERVPGASMGAIAPGDWHAVRIEVRGASCKCFRDSKLVVENTDARYGRGRVALGTWATAARFRNVRVKAPGGTPQWEGPPALPSGASPVDGETWTIAQPLATAQGPRDLAVLAGSTGNQVLSKRTDYKDFLFDFEAVAEPDTEAWLVLRATQRDDTWTGPTAVMGTDVNSTEAAGIALHRVPLVAGKPTALRVEMSGQRIRITVDDNEAGSTTYDRQNLPEQGAIALLVKRGGLAVRKLIATETKTENKTATASSPEPATQEKKQSGSEPKFTPLFNEQDLAGWQVVDGAATAWRVADGKLVCTGEGGGWLSTTTEYSDFELQLSFRLTAAGNSGIFLRAPRQGRPAIDYLEVQLLDDAAPRYANLRPEQYCGSIYGLVAAAPRVSLPAGNWQSLRVRSQGSQLDVFLNSSQVVSTQLDASSQQAQQFPGIVRDRGFIGLQNHGSRVEFADIQIRELPKQQAATRARPDSAEQKLRQELDESKRDYESTTATQRTKLVALLTERQAAAVKAGKSDDAAKIAAELAVFEQSGTLPTIVKATEYRRETGQARNRLLATYDKLIKRLEKKLDQASEVSALRAERLQLVAPKDAKQSRGHYYQFFAEELTWHEARDRCAELGGHLWTIADQQEQDFVEPLIRASGKTWTWIGASDEQAPGQWMWIDGRPLEFANWGRDEPNSGKGQDFGALSIEWRKKWHSLPSSDPAKPGFVCEWE; encoded by the coding sequence ATGCAGACGGACAAGCAGGCCCATCCTTCGGCATTACGATTGGCGGCCTACGCGTTCAAGCGGCTGGCGGCCGACGAACAGGCCCAGGTCGCCCAGCATCTGACGGCATGTGAGGCGTGCCGCAAGTATCTGGCCGACACCCCGCGCGACGCCCTGGCCGCCGCACTCAAGAATCGCGCGGCGGCGAGCTTTGATCAACAATCGACGCCGGCCTTGTCGCGGAGCTCGACCGTGTTGCCCGAGCCGGCCCAGCCCGCGCAACCCGTTGCCCAACCACAGCGGCCCAAACAGCCCGTGGCCCGGCCGCTCGCCGCGGCGGCATCTGCGGGGCCGTCGCCGGCCTCGGCAGCTCCGTCTGTGGCCCCCTCGCCGGATTCTTCTTCCGCAGCCGTGCCGCGCGAGCTGCTCGAGCAGTCGAAATATCGCGTCGTGCGGCTGCTGGGCCGTGGCGGAATGGGTGCGGTGTACGAGGCCGATCACGAACTGATGCAGCGCAAGGTGGCGATCAAAATCATCAGCCCCAGCCTGATCGAGCATCCGCAGGCTCTCGACCGCTTCAAGCGCGAGGTCATCGCGGCTGCGAAGCTCGACCACCCCAACGTGGCCCGCGCCTACGACGCCGACCAGTTCGGCAAGTTGTGGGCGCTGATCATGGAGTACGTGCCGGGCCGCAGCCTCGACAAATTACTGTCCCAGGTGGGAAGGCTGCCGGTCGACACCGCCTGTCGCTGCATCCGCCAGGCTGCCATCGGCCTGCAGCACGCCCACGATCGAGGCATGGTCCACCGCGATCTGAAGCCACACAACTTGATGCTCACGCCCGACGGCAAGCTCAAGATTCTCGACTTCGGCCTGGCCAAGCTGGTCGAGTCGCGCAAGGCCGGCGATGGTCTGACCGGCGAGCGCGCGACGATGGGCAGTTGTCATTACATGGCTCCGGAACAGGCCCGTGACGCGGCCAAGGCCGATATTCGGGCCGACATCTACAGCCTGGGCTGCACGCTGTACTACCTGATCGCCGGCTGTCCGCCGTTCGACCTGGACACGGAATTCAACGTGCTCTTGGCGCACCAGCAGGAACGGGCGCGTCCGCTCGCCGAGCTGCGCGACGACGTGCCGGCCGAGCTGTCGGCGCTGGTCGACCGGATGTTGTCCAAGGACCCGGCCGAGCGGCCGCAGACGCCGCGCGAAGTAGCCGAGGGCCTGGCCCCGTTCGGCCGCGGCGAGATCGTCGCCGGCCCCAAGACACCCGCCGCGTCGCCCGCCAGTCCCGGCGAGACGCCCGACATGCTGGCGGAGCTGGCCCAGATGGCCCTGGCCCCGCAGCCCGCGAAACAACCGGCGCCGTCGCCCCGCGTGCGCGGCGCACGGCGCTCGCCGCCGCGGTGGCTCTGGCCGGCCTTGGCGGTCGCCGGCTTGTTTGCCGCGATCTCGATCGGCGCCGTGGTGATCAAGCTGCGCACGGCGGACGGGACGATTGTGATCGAAAACCTGCCGGTCGATGTCGAAGTGCAGGTCGACGACCAAAAGGTCAGGCTGACGCGAGAGCAGGAGCAGATCGAGATCGAGGCCGTGACCCAGGGTGAACATCGCATGAAGTTTGTCCGCAACGGCGTGGTTATCTTGACGTCGAGCGCGACGATCGAACTAAGTGGACAACAAGTGCGGATCAAGTTCGACGAGCTGGCCAATGCGGCGACAGCCGAACCGAGTGCGGCCGGCCAGCGCGTAGTCAATCTGCTCGAGAGGGTCGATCTTGAACGTGACGTCGTGGATGGCGAATGGAAACGCAAGGGCAGCGAGATTGTCAGCGAGCCCGGCGGACCTTCGCTGCGTTTGCCCTACCGCCCGCCCTCGGAATACGATTACACGGTCGACTTCACTGTCCATGCCAACGCGAAGGGTAGTGTCGAAGGTGTCGGCCTGGTGCAGCGTTTCGTGTTCGGCGATCGCACATTTGACTGGAATCTTGGCGACGAGAACAACACCCTTTGCAAGTTCTGGTTCCTTGACTGGCGGCGCAATCCTCCCTCGCGCAAGCAGCAACAGACATTGGTTCCGGAAAAGCGGCATACTTCCGTGGTGTCGGTGCGCGAGGGAGTCGTCTACGCCTCACTCGATGGCGAGGAAATCTGCCGCTTCGCGGGAAAGCCCGAGGACGTGACTTTCGATTCCTGGGCGCATTGCGGGCCCGATCGCCTGGGGTTGGCGTCAAGATGTGCGGTGACGGTCCACCGCATCGAAGTGAAGGAGATCAGCGGCAACGGACGAATGATCGAACGGTTGGACATGGCAGCCCAGGCGGGGAAGCTGCAAGAGGCGGTCAAGAAGCTTGGTAAGGGCGCAAGCCGGGGCGTTACGCAGTACAAGCCCGTTTTGTGGAGCGTCGCCTGGTCTCACGTGGCGCAGAATTGCAACCCTGATCATTGGCCTGTGTTGCTCGGCGGCAGGCCCTGCAAGAACTACCTCTTCGCACATGCCCCGAGCATGATCCAATACGACATTCCGCGGGGCGCCATCGGTTTTCGGGCCTTTGGAACCGGGACTCAGACGGGCGATGCACAATGTAAGTGGAGGTTCGTCGCACACGTCGACGACCGCGAGGCGTTCTTCTCGGACCCCGCAGACAATGTCAGTGAGCCGAAGCGAATCGCAATCGAGTTTCCGACAGGTGCCAAGCGCCTCGAACTAGCGGTCGACAGTTTGGGCAATGCTTTTCGCGATCACGCGGTTTGGGCCGAGCCTGAATTCATTTTCCCTGATGAAACGACTGCCGTAACGGCCACACCTCGAATACCCGAAATTCAGATTCCGCGCGACGCGAGACGGATCGATTTGCTCGACCAAGTTCGCGCCGAGCGGGACCGGATATCGGGCGATTGGAGCCAATTGGACGGCGTCTTGCGAGCGGCCGGCGGGATCGGCGACATTCGCGTGATCGAGTGTCCTTACAGGCCTTCGCGCGAATTCGATGTTCGGATGGTTTTCGTACCGACGCAGGACATCGAAATCGCCGGATTCATCGACTTTGAGCCCGAACGCGGGTTCGCTGCCACTGTCGGCGGTTATGGCAACACGGTGGGTGGCTTTGACCTCGTCGACAATCGGGAAACCATCAACAATCCGTCGACAGCACGGTGCTCACATCGCTGGCTCGTGATTGGCAGGCCCTACGAATTACTCCTGCGGGTACGCGACCAGGAATTTGCGCTATTTCTCGACGGAGTTGCGATCTCGACGGTCGACCCCAAGCGACTCTCGCAGCATGAAGCGTTTAAGCGACTGCAGCGCAGCCCATCGCTGGCCGTCGTGAGCAAGATGCCGATCGACGTCCACTCCCTCGAAGTCTTCGAGGTCACCGGCCAGGGCACGATCTTGCATCAGGACGAGCCGGCCGCCGCCACGACGGCGCCCGCGCCGGTGGCCCCGATACCCAACGATGGCTCGCGCGATGCCCACGTGTTCAACGGGCAGTGGACCGTGGACGGTGCGGATCTCGTCCAGGCGGAAACGTCACGCCAAGTCGCCTCGCTCTATTTTGGCGAACCCGATTGGGAGAACTACGACTTCGAGTTCGACGTCCAGGTCACGGAGGGCGATCGCGGCTTCATCTACGCCAGCTTCAACGGCCAGTCGGCCGAACAGCACCGCGTGCTGCGTCTGGGCACATGCGGCTACGACTATCAGGACGTCGACCTGCGTATGCCAGCCAGGGACGAGGAGCGCGTTCCCGGCGCAAGCATGGGTGCCATCGCGCCCGGCGATTGGCACGCCGTCCGCATCGAGGTCCGCGGCGCCAGTTGCAAGTGCTTCCGCGACAGCAAACTTGTCGTCGAGAACACCGACGCGCGCTACGGGCGCGGACGGGTGGCACTGGGCACCTGGGCGACGGCGGCCCGATTTCGCAACGTGCGCGTCAAGGCGCCCGGCGGCACACCGCAATGGGAGGGACCGCCCGCGCTGCCGTCGGGCGCCTCGCCGGTCGACGGCGAGACCTGGACCATCGCCCAGCCCCTGGCAACCGCGCAAGGTCCCCGTGACCTGGCTGTCCTGGCTGGCAGCACCGGCAACCAGGTGCTCTCGAAGCGGACGGACTACAAGGATTTCTTGTTCGACTTCGAAGCGGTGGCCGAGCCGGACACGGAAGCCTGGCTCGTGCTTCGCGCCACCCAGCGCGACGACACCTGGACCGGGCCCACGGCCGTCATGGGCACCGACGTCAACTCGACCGAAGCCGCTGGCATCGCTCTGCACCGTGTGCCACTCGTGGCGGGAAAACCGACCGCACTGCGCGTCGAGATGTCCGGGCAACGGATTCGCATCACGGTCGACGACAACGAGGCGGGCAGCACGACCTACGACCGGCAGAACCTGCCCGAGCAGGGGGCGATCGCCCTGCTCGTCAAACGCGGCGGGCTGGCGGTGCGAAAGCTGATCGCGACCGAGACGAAGACCGAGAACAAGACGGCCACGGCCAGCTCGCCCGAGCCTGCGACTCAAGAGAAGAAGCAGTCCGGATCGGAGCCCAAATTCACGCCGCTGTTCAATGAGCAGGACCTTGCCGGCTGGCAAGTGGTCGACGGGGCGGCGACGGCCTGGCGCGTCGCAGATGGCAAACTCGTCTGCACCGGTGAAGGGGGCGGCTGGTTATCGACTACGACCGAGTATTCCGACTTCGAACTGCAACTCAGTTTTCGCCTGACTGCGGCCGGCAATAGCGGCATTTTCCTGCGTGCACCGCGTCAAGGCAGGCCGGCGATCGACTACCTGGAAGTTCAACTGCTCGACGATGCTGCCCCGCGGTACGCCAATCTCCGTCCGGAGCAATACTGCGGGAGCATCTACGGCCTGGTCGCGGCTGCGCCTCGCGTTTCGCTGCCGGCCGGCAACTGGCAATCGCTGCGCGTGCGCAGCCAGGGTAGCCAGTTGGACGTGTTCCTCAACAGCTCGCAGGTCGTCTCCACGCAGCTCGATGCGTCCAGCCAGCAAGCCCAACAATTCCCGGGCATCGTGCGCGACCGCGGTTTCATCGGACTGCAGAATCACGGGTCGCGCGTCGAGTTCGCCGATATCCAGATTCGCGAACTGCCTAAGCAGCAAGCCGCCACGCGAGCACGGCCCGACAGCGCCGAGCAAAAACTCCGTCAAGAACTGGACGAGTCCAAGCGGGACTATGAGTCGACCACGGCCACGCAGCGTACGAAGCTGGTTGCGCTGTTGACCGAGCGCCAGGCCGCAGCCGTCAAGGCGGGAAAGAGCGATGACGCCGCGAAGATCGCCGCCGAACTGGCGGTTTTCGAACAGTCCGGTACCCTGCCGACGATCGTCAAAGCCACGGAGTACAGGCGCGAAACGGGCCAGGCGCGCAATCGGCTGCTCGCCACATACGACAAATTGATCAAACGCCTGGAGAAGAAGCTCGATCAAGCCAGCGAGGTCTCAGCGCTGCGTGCCGAGCGATTGCAACTGGTTGCGCCCAAGGACGCCAAGCAATCTCGCGGACACTACTATCAGTTCTTTGCCGAAGAGCTGACCTGGCATGAAGCACGCGATCGGTGCGCAGAGTTGGGCGGGCATCTATGGACGATCGCCGATCAGCAAGAGCAGGACTTCGTCGAGCCACTGATTCGTGCATCCGGCAAGACCTGGACCTGGATCGGTGCCTCTGACGAGCAGGCACCAGGTCAATGGATGTGGATCGACGGCCGCCCTCTGGAGTTTGCCAATTGGGGGCGCGACGAGCCGAACTCTGGCAAGGGGCAAGATTTCGGCGCCTTGTCGATCGAATGGAGAAAGAAATGGCACTCCCTACCGTCGTCCGATCCGGCCAAGCCTGGATTCGTCTGCGAGTGGGAATAG
- a CDS encoding protein kinase encodes MQPTQNGHPPDVDLTDYAVGKLDPLRAAFVERHVETCEQCQAVIAAAPVDAFVEQLRRAGPALLPAEPNRGDGIPAGLVGHARFRVQRRLALGGMGTVYLAEHKILGVPVALKVARFDRGDPREAQARLIQEARTAAQLVHPAIARVLDAEQLDDMAMLAMEYVEGETLAALVTRKGPLGVEEACRCVRQIAGGLDHAHRRGVIHRDLKPQNLMVTPQGRVKILDFGLGRYMRERNQTPRLTRDRQMLGTPNYVAPEQARNARSADIRSDLYSLGCVFYYLLAGVPPFSGQHPLEIVTKHQEAPPPDIRALRHDAPAVIAELIGRLLAKDPAARLQSPRELADALDRYLGANPRSRKQDACPEPPRRVTSRTASALRATAAAFTRVGWRRLWTPAVVLPLLTSLICLLVVLLS; translated from the coding sequence GTGCAGCCAACGCAAAACGGGCACCCCCCGGACGTCGACTTGACCGACTATGCCGTCGGCAAGCTCGACCCATTGCGCGCCGCGTTCGTCGAGCGCCACGTCGAAACCTGTGAACAGTGCCAGGCGGTGATCGCGGCGGCGCCGGTCGACGCGTTCGTCGAGCAGTTGCGCCGCGCCGGGCCGGCCCTGCTGCCGGCCGAGCCGAATCGCGGCGACGGGATTCCCGCCGGTCTCGTCGGCCACGCCAGGTTTCGCGTGCAGAGAAGGCTGGCGCTGGGCGGGATGGGTACGGTTTATCTGGCCGAACACAAGATTCTGGGGGTGCCCGTGGCGCTCAAGGTGGCGCGATTCGATCGGGGCGATCCGCGCGAGGCCCAGGCCCGGCTGATTCAGGAGGCCCGCACCGCCGCCCAATTGGTCCACCCGGCAATTGCTCGGGTGCTCGACGCCGAACAGTTGGACGATATGGCCATGCTGGCGATGGAATATGTCGAGGGAGAGACCTTGGCCGCGCTGGTCACGCGGAAGGGGCCGCTCGGTGTCGAAGAGGCCTGTCGGTGTGTGCGCCAGATCGCCGGCGGGCTCGACCATGCTCACCGCCGCGGCGTCATCCATCGCGACCTCAAGCCGCAGAATCTGATGGTCACGCCCCAGGGCCGCGTGAAGATCCTCGACTTTGGGTTGGGGCGCTACATGCGCGAGCGGAACCAGACGCCGCGGCTGACGCGCGACCGCCAAATGCTCGGCACACCCAACTACGTGGCACCGGAACAGGCGCGCAACGCGCGCAGCGCCGACATTCGCAGTGATCTCTATAGCCTCGGCTGCGTGTTTTATTACCTGTTGGCCGGTGTTCCGCCGTTTTCAGGTCAGCATCCGCTGGAGATCGTGACCAAGCACCAGGAAGCGCCGCCGCCCGACATCAGGGCGCTGCGCCACGACGCGCCGGCGGTCATTGCCGAACTAATCGGTCGGCTGCTGGCCAAGGATCCGGCCGCCCGGCTGCAGTCGCCGCGCGAGCTAGCCGACGCGCTCGATCGGTACTTGGGCGCAAATCCACGATCGCGCAAACAAGATGCCTGCCCGGAGCCGCCGCGGCGCGTGACGAGTAGGACGGCGAGCGCCTTGCGCGCGACGGCCGCCGCGTTCACGCGCGTCGGGTGGCGACGCCTCTGGACGCCGGCCGTCGTACTTCCGCTGTTGACGTCGTTAATTTGTTTGTTAGTGGTGTTGTTGTCGTAA
- a CDS encoding sigma-70 family RNA polymerase sigma factor, giving the protein MELTSASLLHRLQGSPAHHDWQRFVELYEPFIRRFIRLEPRLAADADDLCQEVMKKIVEHLPEFRRQRDGSFRAWLRTVTVREVNLYWRQRLGRPQMQAPADDAVLDGLREASHPLSQMWDREHADHVVRRLQELIEPEFTPTSWQAFRMRVLEQRSTAEVAQALGISANAVDIAKSRVLSRLRLEAAGMLDEIL; this is encoded by the coding sequence ATGGAATTGACTTCTGCCAGTTTGCTCCATCGACTCCAGGGCTCGCCGGCGCATCACGACTGGCAGCGGTTCGTGGAATTGTACGAACCATTTATTCGACGGTTTATCCGGCTCGAACCGCGGCTGGCCGCCGACGCCGACGATCTTTGCCAAGAGGTGATGAAGAAGATTGTCGAGCATCTGCCCGAGTTTCGCCGCCAGCGCGACGGCTCGTTTCGCGCCTGGCTGCGGACCGTGACGGTGCGCGAGGTCAATCTCTACTGGCGGCAGCGCCTGGGCCGCCCGCAGATGCAGGCGCCGGCCGACGATGCGGTGCTAGACGGGCTGCGCGAAGCGAGCCATCCGCTGAGCCAGATGTGGGACCGCGAGCACGCCGATCACGTCGTGCGGCGATTGCAGGAGCTGATCGAGCCGGAATTCACACCAACGAGCTGGCAAGCATTCCGCATGCGGGTGCTCGAGCAGCGTTCGACGGCCGAAGTGGCCCAGGCCCTGGGAATTTCTGCAAACGCCGTCGATATCGCCAAGTCCAGGGTTCTAAGCAGGTTGCGCCTCGAAGCGGCCGGCATGCTGGACGAAATTCTCTGA